A stretch of the Arachis stenosperma cultivar V10309 chromosome 6, arast.V10309.gnm1.PFL2, whole genome shotgun sequence genome encodes the following:
- the LOC130933822 gene encoding uncharacterized protein LOC130933822, with translation MRRDQRSPKQDPILSSQYVVCEGRYNCRFKALDRTLRNLMSVTDQHKTHQPFGGKIVVLGADFRQILPVISKGSRHDILASAINSSHLWSFCKVLKLHTNMRLLMSSSDQDEGEMKIFANWILDVGNGNIGSVVGDESEVEIPDDLLITTTDDLLSHLSNFAPTLKSVEKVNNFVLTIFPGMEKEYLSSDTTCQTDENEDVKQEWFTPEFLNDIKCLGLLNHKLTLKSGVAIMLLRNIDQTLGLCNGTRLIVNKLGSNVIGATVVTGRNIGDKVYIPRMNLIPSDLGLLFKFQQRQFSITVCFAMTINMSQGQSLSHVRLYLPKSVFTHGQLYVALSRVKSRSGLRILILNEYGNPKSSTTNVVFKEVFNNI, from the exons ATGAGGAGAGATCAGAGAAGTCCAAAACAGGATCCAATTTTGAGTTCTCAATATGTTGTATGCGAGGGAAGGTACAACTGCCGTTTTAAAGCACTTGATCGGACACTTAGGAATCTTATGTCAGTTACCGATCAACATAAGACACATCAACCATTTGGTGGTAAGATTGTTGTTCTAGGAGCTGATTTCAGACAGATACTTCCGGTGATTTCGAAAGGAAGTAGACACGATATATTAGCATCCGCTATTAACTCGTCCCATCTGTGGTCATTTTGTAAGGTTCTGAAACTGCATACGAATATGAGGCTTCTAATGTCTTCTTCGGATCAAGATGAAGGTGAAATGAAGATATTTGCTAATTGGATACTTGATGTTGGAAATGGAAATATTGGCTCTGTTGTTGGTGATGAATCAGAAGTTGAAATTCCAGATGATCTATTGATTACAACTACTGATGATCTTCTCTCTCATTTG AGCAATTTTGCACCCACACTTAAGAGTGTCGAGAAGGTAAACAATTTTGTCTTGACAATCTTTCCAGGGATGGAAAAGGAGTATTTGAGCTCTGACACAACATGTCAAACTGATGAGAATGAAGATGTAAAACAAGAGTGGTTCACACCAGAGTTTCTAAATGACATCAAATGTTTGGGACTACTCAATCACAAGTTGACTTTGAAGTCAGGAGTCGCTATAATGCTACTGCGAAACATAGACCAGACTTTAGGTTTATGCAACGGGACAAGATTAATAGTTAACAAACTTGGCAGCAACGTAATTGGAGCGACGGTAGTGACCGGTAGAAATATTGGAGATAAAGTGTACATTCcaagaatgaacttgatccctTCAGATTTAGGATTGCTATTTAAGTTCCAACAGAGACAATTTTCAATAACAGTATGCTTTGCAATGACCATTAACATGAGTCAGGGTCAATCATTATCACATGTACGACTTTATTTGCCAAAATCAGTGTTCACCCATGGACAACTTTATGTTGCTTTGTCAAGAGTTAAGAGTCGCAGTGGCCTCAGGATTTTAATTCTAAACGAATACGGCAATCCAAAGTCATCAACAACAAATGTCGTGTTCAAAGAggtttttaataatatttag